The nucleotide sequence AGGATCGCGTGCAGAGGCTGCAGCGATGGATCGTCCAGGCAGATCGAGCACGACGAACCGCTGCCGAAGGTGTATCGAGCACCGGCCAGACGCAGGCGTCGGGTCGGCGCGTCTTGGCGGGAGACGCGAAACTCGATCGCCGCTTGGGCCGTGGCGACGGCTGATTCCGGCGGCCCCGGGTCGATTGCCATGGGAGCCACTCCGCCCGGATCCTTCGCCCCCTCGGAGACGTTGGTGTGGTTCGTTGGTGCGCCGATGATCGCTTCGATTTGAAACGATCCGGTCGTTGTGTCTTGATTCAAGCTCACCTGTGCAATCCCTTGCCTCGATGTTCGCCCCAACCGACTGGATCCCGATGATCGACCGATTCGGTCGCGGCGCGTTTCGATACTCTTCCGTTATCGACGCCGCCGCGACTGTCGATGAGTGAACCTGGAACGATCAGGCAATGAAATCGGAAAAATCGGAGAGGGGCATGGATAGCCCTGCGGAGGGTGTCCGTTGTGCAGGTTTCGTGAACTGTCCGCTATCGGTGGTTGGATTTCTAATGGGGGCTGATTGCCCGTTAGAACCGGATCAGGCGGTATTTCCCAACGAATGGCCCGGAGATTGCTTACTTCCCGAGCAACTGATGACGGGACTTCCGTCGTCAGGCTCGTAGGATTACGACGCCTGCGCTACTGGTGACGTCGTCCTTCGTCGCTGGACGGTGAACAAATGACGCTATGTTTGGAAGTTCTCCGCCGGCGCGTTGCGATAACGGCCCCGGGTTGCGGTTTCGCGATGGTCGGAAATTCGGTCCTCTTGTTGAAAGGGACCCGTTTCCCTGACTTTTGCGGGGAACCAAACCAGGGTGACACTGGTCACGTAGGACACACCCGTCGTCGGCGCGCGGTGACGCACACGGCACTTCGACGATCCAGATCAGCGACCAACCGAGGATAGAAGGGGGTGACCCATGTCTCGCAAAGAATCCCTCAACAAACTGCGTGTGACGCTAGTCCGCCGTCGTGACGCGTTGCGACGCGCCTTGGATGGTGATCTCAGTTTGCTTCAGGAACTGCACGGTCAAAAAACGGGCGACCCGTTGGATGCCGCGGCCGACACCATTCAGGACGAACTGAACAGCCAGTTGGTCGAAAATGAGTCTCGCGAATTAGGTGCAATGGAAGACGCGATCGCGCGGTTCGAAGCGGGGACGTATGGCAATTGCGAATCCTGTGGCAAGCCGATTCCGATCACCCGGCTGCGTGCGGTTCCTTACGCGACCGACTGCATCGACTGTCGTCGCCGCGAAGAAGACGGCCAAGACGGTGGCAATGTGGTGGCCTGGAATCGTGTTTTCGATGTCTCCGAGGTGGACCCCGTTTGATTGCGACAGACGGGATGAACCGTCGGGCGACGAAGTCCAGACGGCATTGACCAAGCGGAGGTAATCACGATGCGGTTGCAAAGTCCCGCTGCTGTGAAACACACCGTTCCATGCGCAAGCCGTCCGACGCAACAATGCATCGGGATTGCCCAAGCTATTTTTTCGGTTCGATCCGCTCTGTTCGCCGATGTGATGCCGTTGAACCAAAATCTCGCTTGATTGAGATACCGGTCACCGGATCACTAGGACAATCATCTCTGTTTGACACGCCGTGCGTTCGCATTGCCGACGACGGCATGAAAAACCAAGCGTACCGGCCGCACCATTGGTGCGGCCGTTTTTTAATGCGCCGTTTGTTTCGGTTCTGACAGTGACAGCGTCAAGGTGCGCCCCGGCGAACATGGTGGAAGCTGGCCCCATCGGGTGGACGATGCGTAAGATCAAGACGTTCCGCCGCGCGGTCCCGCCTGTCGTTCCCCCATCCCTTTCCCAAGATCGCTCCGACAAGACATGCCGATGATGAAACTTGGTGACGAAGCGAGTCTGCGAACTGCTGTTTCCAACGGACAGTCGCATCGACGCGTGATCGCATGGGCCACGCCAATCGCTACAGCGGCATTGATGTGGATGGGGTCCGTCACGGCCACGGCACAGCAGACCCGCTATGTCAGTCCCCAAACCGGACATCCGATCACGATGGCCCGGCCCAGCTTGGAATCCCCGGTGCCACCGGTCGGCCCTCAAGCCTTGCGCGGCGCCGACGACGATCACTTTGCCGAACGTGGGGGCGAAGTTCCATCGGCGCGACAGATCGACCAACAACGCGAGCGGTTGTTCAATGAATTGGCTGAGGAATTCAATGCCTTTGATCGGCTGGGCAACTTGGTTCGGCGTGTCGCCCAGTTGGTCAAGCCCAGTGTGATTCATATCGAAGCCCACAAGACCGAAAACAAGGGCGGCCAGATTGAATCTTATGACGAGGCGGGTGCCGGCGTTTTGATCAGCGCCGGTGGGGAAACCTGGGTCCTGACCAATCGCCATGTGATCGCCGGTGCATCGCCACAACAGATCCTGTTGCGTGCCGACAACGGTCGCGAAATGTCACCGCTGAAAGTCTTGGCCGACAAGAACACGGACATCGCCGTGATGCAGATCGCCGCATCGGATCTGCCCGCCGCCAAGCTGGGCAACAGTGATGACTGTCAAATCGGTGACTTTGTGATCGCCATCGGCAGCCCGTTCGGTTTGAACCATTCGGTCACCTTCGGCATCATGAGTGCCATGGGACGACGCGACCTGTCGTTGGGCGAACAGAAGATCGACTTGCAAGACTTCTTTCAAACCGATGCGGCCATCAACCCCGGCAACAGCGGCGGTCCGCTGTTGAACTTGCGTGGCGAAGTCGTCGCCATCAACACGGCAATCGCCAGCAGCAGCGGCGGCAGCGAAGGCATTGGTTTTGCCATTCCCATCAACATGGCTGTCCAAGTGGCCGACCAGTTGATTCGATTCGGCGAATTGCGTCGCGGATACTTGGGCGTCGTGTTGGATCCCGAGTTCACGTCCGCCGACATGCTTTCAGCCGGCTATCAGTACGACAGCGGTGCTCGGGTCAAGAACGTTCGTCCGGGATCACCGGCGGCGACCGCCAACTTGCAACGTGGCGATATCATCGTCGAATTCAACGGTCGCCAGGTGGAAAGTGACGATCACTTGGTTGCCTGCGTGGGCCTGACGCCCGCCGGCGATTCGGTGCCGATGATCATCTATCGCAACGGCAAACGGTATCGCACCAGTGTGGTGTTGACCGACTTGCAATGATCGGCCGCGGTCCAAGCGTCTATCGTCCCGCGGATGCGGGGCGGCGTGCCGGTGTGTAAAGGCAGCAGTCTTGGGGACACACATCGTGCCATGGACCCAAGGTTCCGACCGCGGATCGCTGGTCGGAATTCGCGATTCGTTCCTGTACCAATTCGCGAATCATCTGCACAAACTTCGGCGCGGTGCCAGGGGTGGCCGCACGCGCCAGTGGGATGCCCAGCTTTTTGCAAAGGGTGGCCGCTTCGTCATCCAGGTCGTACAACACTTCCATGTGATCGCTGACGAACCCGACGGGCATCAGCACCAATCCGCCGATCGGCGATTCGCTGTGTTTCTGTTCGATACGATCGCACACATCCGGTTCCAGCCAAGGTTGCTGGGGAGGTCCGCTGCGGCTTTGGAACACCAATTCCCAAGTTTCAAACCCGGCCGCTTCTGCCACCAACCGACATGTCTCATTTAGTTGCAAGACATAGTCACAGTTATCCGCCATGGAATTGGGAATGCTGTGTGCGGTGAACATCAACGTGTCGGCAACATGTTCGGACGCAAGTGATTTTGCCGCTTGCTGGACCGAATCGGCCAAGGTGTCGATGAAGTGGGGATGGTTGAACCCCATGCGAACCTTTTCCACGATCGGCGCGTCAGGGCCGACCTGAGCCTGCGCTTCGGCGATGTTTTCGCGGTACTGTCGACATCCGCTATAGCAGCTGAACATGCTGGTGAAGAAGGCGATCGCGCGGCGGCACCCGTCGTCCTTCATTTGCTGCAGGGTTTCTGCGAAGTAAGGCTTCCAGTTGCGGTTGCCCCAGTACACCGGCAAATCAACGTCGTGCTGACGAAATTCCGATTGGATCGCCGCCATCAGCTGGCGATTCTGTTCGTTGATCGGGCTGACGCCGCCGAAACTCTGGTAATGCTGGGCGACCTCCAGCATTCGTTCCCTTGGCACGCGTTTTCCACGAAGCACATTTTCCAGATACGGCATCACATCGTCGGGCCCTTCTGGGCCGCCGAAAGAAACCAGCAGGAACGAGTCGTAGGGCGGAAGATTGTCGCGCATCGGGACCGGTCAACAGAGGAAGTGGGACGACAGGTGTCTGTTCCTACTATCCTCTTGAAGCAAGTCATCGATCAAGCGGTCGCGGCGCAGAACGTCACCGCCACGCCCGCTCAGGATGGTGTCGCCGCCAATGCGACGAAGACGTCCAGCGTGGTGTCGCCGTATTCATAGGCCAAGAAGATCGGCTGCATGCTGCTGCAGAAAACCACACCATCGCGTCCGGCGCGAAACGCCGTGGGAAGCCCCATCTTCAGTTCAACATCGTCCAGCCGGCGTTTCACTCCGCCGACGACCATGTTGCCAAGTTCGCCACAGGCGTCGATGACCAGCTGGTCAATTTCCTCGGTCGATTCGCCGCTGATCGCTTCGGTCCACTGAAGCGCCGCGCTACGACTGAGGCACAGTCCGATGCACCCGTTCAATTCACCGCTCAAACTGACGGTGATTGTCAATGGAGACCGGTCGACGGTCGTCGCGGCTTCTTCGACGTGCGGGACGTCGCTGGAAACTTGACGAACCGTTCCGCCGGTCATGGTTTCGATGACATCGCGCAAGGATTCATCGGCGGCCTCGGAAATCGCAGCCGATCGCTGTACATCAATCGCAACAGACATTCACAATCCGGTGGGGTTGAAAGGTGCCACGGTATGGATCGCCAAGGTTGGGCGAATACCGAGTTTGACCGATCCCCGATCTGCATTTGGTGAGCATGGACGGGGATCGAATCAACGAACGGAGAAACGCAACGACGGCCTCAGGCCGTTTGCGGATTCGGCAGAACACGTTGCAATTTCAGTTGCAACATTTCCTGGTCAAAAGGCTTGACCAAGTAATCGTTGACACCCGCTTGGATCGCCTTGACCACCTGAGACTTCTCCGTCTCGGTGGTCACCATGACGATCGGGTGCTTGTGTCCGGCAGCACGAATTTTCTGGACCAGTTCCAACCCATTCATGTTGGGCATGTTCCAGTCGGTCAGTACCAAGTCGATATCCGATCCGTCACCGAACATGGCCAAGCCTTCGACGCCGTCGGCCGCCTCGACCACCTCGTCAATCCAAAGTGAGTGGAGTCCACGTGCAATGATCTTGCGCATGACCCCCGAATCATCCACTACCAAAACTTTCATCGATGAAATCCTGCGAGCAGTTCTATGTGATGCGTCCAGCGGTACTTCGCGTTCGACGCGCAGCGGTGCGTTCGCGAAGCCAGACAAACCTAGCTCGGGATATTTGGCGATGAGCCGAAAGAAAACGACGAATTCTCGAATTCCGCTGCGAAGATCATTGGATGGATCTCCGGTGCAATTCGCTGTCGTTGATGAGGCGGGGATCGCAGGGGACTGTTTGGAACCTACTGCGAAAATCCTGGGTTGCAAAATTGTCGCAGGCCTGTGCTCAGAAATATCGTTCGCCAGGGGGTGGGAACACAACGACTGGGCGAATCGTTCGGGATGTGCCGTGGTCAGACTTTCCAAGCGAAAGAATCCGTTGTGGTTCCGGCACGCAATCGCAGGGGTCCGCCCTTTTCTGCACCTATAGGACTGTAGGCAGGCACTGGCAGTTCGACGGTCGCACCAAGACCGCGGAGCTTTGACGCACGGGCTTGCCTGCACAGGGGACAAATCAGCACGGGCAACGCGATCGGGTCGTGACGTGACATCGATCGATCGCAAGCCGAGCGACAAACGCAGGGTCGCACGTGCACGTGGGGTTAGTCAGGCAAGTCATCGCTCAGGTGACGGCCACCAACGTCTGGGGAAGCAGAAGAAATGAACGACGGTGATTTGGTTGCAGAGTTTGTCGAAGAGGCTCGAGAACATCTCGGGTGCGTTGAGATGCAACTACTGCAGATCGAGGCATTGGGTGCCGACATCAACGACGACTTGGTCAATACGGTGTTCCGATCCATCCACAGTGTGAAGGGGGCCGCCGGTTTCCTTGGTCTGAACCAGATCAATCAAGTTGCCCACCGGTTGGAGAACGTGCTGGGACGCGTTCGTGACCATCAACTGGTTCCCGACCCCTTCAATGTCGACGTGATGCTGAAAGCTGCCGATCGTCTTTCGACCATGATCGAAGACATCGACCAAAGCAATGCAACCGACAACGCGGAACTGTGTGAAAAGCTGGACCAACTGCTGGCCGACGCCCCAACGGAAACTCCCGTCGAAGCCGATCAGCACTCGTCGCCCGACGACGTCGTGGTTCAAGACGACGCCGCCGAAATCGAAGCCGAAGCTCAAGCGGACGCCGAAGTCAAACCGGCATCAGGACGTCGGAAATCCACACGACGCAAGACGAGCACACGAAAGAAGGCGACGCCACGGAAAAAGACCGCCAGTGCCGCCAAGGCGGATCAGCCAGCGAACGAATCGGTTGACGCCGATGCGTCCAAGGCCGA is from Crateriforma conspicua and encodes:
- a CDS encoding TraR/DksA family transcriptional regulator, producing MSRKESLNKLRVTLVRRRDALRRALDGDLSLLQELHGQKTGDPLDAAADTIQDELNSQLVENESRELGAMEDAIARFEAGTYGNCESCGKPIPITRLRAVPYATDCIDCRRREEDGQDGGNVVAWNRVFDVSEVDPV
- a CDS encoding S1C family serine protease is translated as MMKLGDEASLRTAVSNGQSHRRVIAWATPIATAALMWMGSVTATAQQTRYVSPQTGHPITMARPSLESPVPPVGPQALRGADDDHFAERGGEVPSARQIDQQRERLFNELAEEFNAFDRLGNLVRRVAQLVKPSVIHIEAHKTENKGGQIESYDEAGAGVLISAGGETWVLTNRHVIAGASPQQILLRADNGREMSPLKVLADKNTDIAVMQIAASDLPAAKLGNSDDCQIGDFVIAIGSPFGLNHSVTFGIMSAMGRRDLSLGEQKIDLQDFFQTDAAINPGNSGGPLLNLRGEVVAINTAIASSSGGSEGIGFAIPINMAVQVADQLIRFGELRRGYLGVVLDPEFTSADMLSAGYQYDSGARVKNVRPGSPAATANLQRGDIIVEFNGRQVESDDHLVACVGLTPAGDSVPMIIYRNGKRYRTSVVLTDLQ
- a CDS encoding ferrochelatase, with translation MRDNLPPYDSFLLVSFGGPEGPDDVMPYLENVLRGKRVPRERMLEVAQHYQSFGGVSPINEQNRQLMAAIQSEFRQHDVDLPVYWGNRNWKPYFAETLQQMKDDGCRRAIAFFTSMFSCYSGCRQYRENIAEAQAQVGPDAPIVEKVRMGFNHPHFIDTLADSVQQAAKSLASEHVADTLMFTAHSIPNSMADNCDYVLQLNETCRLVAEAAGFETWELVFQSRSGPPQQPWLEPDVCDRIEQKHSESPIGGLVLMPVGFVSDHMEVLYDLDDEAATLCKKLGIPLARAATPGTAPKFVQMIRELVQERIANSDQRSAVGTLGPWHDVCPQDCCLYTPARRPASAGR
- a CDS encoding chemotaxis protein CheX → MSVAIDVQRSAAISEAADESLRDVIETMTGGTVRQVSSDVPHVEEAATTVDRSPLTITVSLSGELNGCIGLCLSRSAALQWTEAISGESTEEIDQLVIDACGELGNMVVGGVKRRLDDVELKMGLPTAFRAGRDGVVFCSSMQPIFLAYEYGDTTLDVFVALAATPS
- a CDS encoding response regulator gives rise to the protein MKVLVVDDSGVMRKIIARGLHSLWIDEVVEAADGVEGLAMFGDGSDIDLVLTDWNMPNMNGLELVQKIRAAGHKHPIVMVTTETEKSQVVKAIQAGVNDYLVKPFDQEMLQLKLQRVLPNPQTA